The DNA segment TGTCTACAGAAATTGAAGCAAGCCACATCCTAGTTGAAGATGAAGAAACAGCGAAAGAAGTGAAGCAGAAAGTAGATGAAGGCGACAAGAGCTTTGCTGAACTAGCAGAGGAATACTCTACTGGCCCAACTTCTACTGAAGGCGGTTCTTTAGGCTTCTTCAGTGCTGGTGAAATGGACCCTGCCTTTGAAGATGCTGCTTATAACCTTGAGAAAGGTGAAGTAAGCGAACCTGTACAATCTTCATTCGGCTGGCATGTCATTAAAGTGACGGACAAACGTGAGAAAGAAGACGTTGAACCACTAGAAGACATGAAAGACCAAATCGAACGTGAGCTGAAGACCCAGAACGTGGACCAAGCCGCCGTTCAAGAGAAAATGAACAAATTGCTTAAAGATGCAGAGATTGACATCAAAGTGGACGGGTATGAAGACCTTCAAGAATCCTTCGACCAATCGAATGAATCCTCTGACTCTGAAGAGTCTGGTGAATCAACAGAAGAAGGTTCCTCTGAAGAATCCACAGATGAATCATCTGAAGAATAAAGACAAAGAGCCAAGCGGAATTCCGCTTGGCTCTTTATTTACGTTCCGGATACGCGCTGTTGCTCTCGCTTCTCTTTCTCTTCTTGAATCCGATCCATATACTTTTGACCTTCCTGCTCAATATACCTCTGATTTAACTGATACTCATCACGGTTGGCTCGAAACGCCATATACCCACTGAATAGTGTAAATGCAATAACGAGTAACACCCACCACGGGATTTGTGCGATCATACTTGCTCCCCCTCGTCCTATTTCTAGTACAAGGTATGCTAGAACACATGCAATTATGCTTTCACTCCCTGCTCCTGTTCCAAACGGTAGAACATCCAGTAGAACACACACGCACTCAAAACGGATAACCCACCAAGAATAGAAAAGACGGTTGAGTAGGTAAAGGTATCCGTCAATACAAGGCTTACCGGCGCTAAGAGTCTGCCTAAGGTGAAGCGTAAGCTAGAAGCAGAGAAATATTGCCCGCGTTTGTCCTCAGGAGCTACGCGGGACACAAAGCTCTCCTGGATGCCCACCATCATTAATTCAGCGAACGTGAACACGCCCATGACCAACATGAATACAAGAACACTCTCTGTCATCCCATAAGCGGTCATCGCCACAGCATAAAGCAAGCTCGACCCAATAAACACCCATTTCTCTTTGAAACGTGTCATCACTTTCGTTACATAGACAGTAAACAATGCGACAAGTAAACCATTCTCCGCTAAGACAAGCGAGAAGGCTTCTGGACCAGATACGGTAAGTGTCCAATCTCCAACTGCAAGCAACGTCTGTTCCTCTACGACTTCACTCGTGTAAACCGCAAGTAAAACGTTTAGCTGAAGAAACGCTTGAGAAACAAGAACGCCACCAACGATAAACAACAGAAACGTCCGGTCACGCGCAATGACACCATAGTCGGATAGTTCTTGCCCAATAGCCTTATACCATGGAACTTTCGTTTCACGACGCTTCTTCAAGACGGGGGCGGTTTCTTCCAATTTCACTTGCAACAGAACCGCCAGTGAAATGGTAATAAACACCCCTGTCAACAAGGTTGCGAATCGATACTGATAGAAGACGATACTTCCAATCAACGGCCCTGCCACTACCGCAATATTTAGGGCTGTATAGAATACAGCAAACACATCGGCACGGTCACTCTTAGGCACGACGTCCGCAACCATAGCTCGTGAAGCCGGCCAGTAAAGAGACTGAGCAACCCCAAGGAAGCCAAAGGCGAGATACGTCATAACGGGCGAGTATAAGAAAGGCGAATTGGCAGTGGCGAATAGCATAAATGCAAGGCACTCCCCCAACACGGCGAGCACCATCATACGCTTTCGTCCGAATCGATCTGCACAGTAGCCTCCGATTAAATTAGCAAGAACAACAAATGATTGGGACACAATGAGAAGAAGACCTGCTGTACGGTCTCCAAATGCCCCTTTGAAATAAATCGTCATAAACGGAAAAAAAGACCAGAATAGAAAATTCATCATCCCTTCTCCTAGAAGGCGAATTTTCAAATTCTGGTCCCAGTCACGCAGCCTCATTCCAACCCCTTCTCTCTACCTCTTCTAAGACGGTTCCGTGAACAACGGCTTGTAGAAACGGCGATTGTCCATCGCAAACATTCTGTCTGTAAATTCTCCAGGTTGTACTTTCTCTAAGGCGCGGTTTAACATGTTCATCTTTGCATCAATGTTATCAATCTGGTGAAGAATCTCTGCTTCACGGATAAGGGGCGGCTTCGGACTTCCCCATTCTCCCTTGCCATGATGGCTTAAGATCATGTGTTGAAGCATCGTCACTTCTTCTCCTTCAATCCCAAGTTCCTTCGCCACAGCTCCAATTTCATCCATC comes from the Pontibacillus halophilus JSM 076056 = DSM 19796 genome and includes:
- a CDS encoding peptidylprolyl isomerase — translated: MKKMTLATGLAVGILSLSACTQADSSETVAETKNGNVTEEQFYEELKNQPNAKQVLQQMIITEVLNDKYEVSEEEIDKEVQSIKDQYGEEQFDQVLQQNGLQSEDDLRDALKTSLLQEKAATEGVEVSDEDIQQRYDRMSTEIEASHILVEDEETAKEVKQKVDEGDKSFAELAEEYSTGPTSTEGGSLGFFSAGEMDPAFEDAAYNLEKGEVSEPVQSSFGWHVIKVTDKREKEDVEPLEDMKDQIERELKTQNVDQAAVQEKMNKLLKDAEIDIKVDGYEDLQESFDQSNESSDSEESGESTEEGSSEESTDESSEE
- a CDS encoding sporulation YhaL family protein; translation: MIAQIPWWVLLVIAFTLFSGYMAFRANRDEYQLNQRYIEQEGQKYMDRIQEEKEKREQQRVSGT
- a CDS encoding MDR family MFS transporter; amino-acid sequence: MRLRDWDQNLKIRLLGEGMMNFLFWSFFPFMTIYFKGAFGDRTAGLLLIVSQSFVVLANLIGGYCADRFGRKRMMVLAVLGECLAFMLFATANSPFLYSPVMTYLAFGFLGVAQSLYWPASRAMVADVVPKSDRADVFAVFYTALNIAVVAGPLIGSIVFYQYRFATLLTGVFITISLAVLLQVKLEETAPVLKKRRETKVPWYKAIGQELSDYGVIARDRTFLLFIVGGVLVSQAFLQLNVLLAVYTSEVVEEQTLLAVGDWTLTVSGPEAFSLVLAENGLLVALFTVYVTKVMTRFKEKWVFIGSSLLYAVAMTAYGMTESVLVFMLVMGVFTFAELMMVGIQESFVSRVAPEDKRGQYFSASSLRFTLGRLLAPVSLVLTDTFTYSTVFSILGGLSVLSACVFYWMFYRLEQEQGVKA